The nucleotide window CCGTCTCGCCCATCAGCAACAGCAGCGCTGGTGGAGCTGGGGGAGCGCCCGGCAGCAGATCCATGATGCGGTGGATCATGCCTTGCATCAGCGATTCGATCCCGAATTCCTCAACCGTATCGATAACATCATTACCTTCAATCCCCTCGACAAGGATCTCAGTGAGCAGCTGCTGGATATCGAGCTGGATCGTCTTAATCGTCTTTTGCAAAAGCGCAAGGTGGTGTTGAGTCTGGGGGAGGGCGCACGCCGACACCTCTGCCGTTCACTGGATGCACGTTTCGGCGCCCGCGAGATGGCCCGCCGCGTACGCAATGAACTGTCGCCGCCATTGGCCCGGGTGATGCTGGACTATCCCCAGGCAGATACCTTTGAAGCGCGGATGGAAGGTGGGGCGCTGATTGTGATTCCGGTGTAGGGATGCTGGACGCTGGATGCCTTACGCCTGACGCTACAAGATTCAACCTGAGGTGCTTTCTACCGTAGGAGCCCTTGTGCTCGTCAGGGTATGCCTGCTCGCGATCCGAGCCTAAGCGAGCTAATGAGTTTCGAGTTGCGAGAAGCGAGTTTCGAAAGGCCAAGATTAAAACCCCGCGCCTGGCCACCGGGTTTTAGTTTTTCGAAATTCGGTACTCGAAACTCGCTTCTGGAATCCTTACCTCGCTTAGGCTCGGATCGCGGGCAGGCTCGTTATTCGCTGCGCTCACCCCTTCGGGGCCGCACTCCGTGCGTTACTCCGCTGCGCTACGTTCCTGCAGCGGGGTATAGCAAGTGTTTACCGATGCAAAAGGCCCGTCCGGCTTACCGGGCGGGCCTTTTTGCATCAGGCGTCAGGCATCCTGCGTCCATCAATACGTCAAATGACGTACGCCGAGTGGGACATGAGCGAATGGTGGGGCTGGGCAATTTTTCCGATAGTGGTTTCGCAACGAGGGAATCGCCTGCCGAGACAGGAGGTTCCAGTGGCTAACCGGAGGAGAGCTCACCATGGCTGAAACGATTATCAAGATTGATTTGAACCAATCACCTTACGAAAACGAGAACATTCATAACCGCTGGCACCCGGATATTCCCATGGCAAAAATGGTGAAGCCGGGTGACGACTTTATCCTCGAATGCCATGACTGGACCGGTGGCCAGATCAAGAATGACGATTGCGCCGACGACGTGCGTGATGTGGATCTGACCCAGGTGCACTTTCTGACTGGCCCGGTGGGCGTGGAAGGGGCCGAGCCCGGCGACCTGCTGGTGGTGGATATTCTTGATATCGGCACTTTCGAAGAAAGTCAGTGGGGCTTCAACGGTTTCTTCTCCAAGCAGAATGGCGGCGGCTTCCTCACCGAACATTTCCCGGAAGCGCAGAAATCCATCTGGGATTTCAACGGCATGTTCACCAAGTCCCGCCACATTCCGAATGTGGAATTTGCCGGTCTGATTCACCCCGGCCTGATCGGTTGTCTGCCCTCAAAGGAAATGCTGGATGAGTGGAACAGCCGAGAGAAAGAACTCTACGATACCGAACCGGATCGCGTACCTGGCCTGGCCAACTTGCCCTACGCCGACACTGCCCACATGGGCAAGTTGACCGGCGATGCCAAGGCCAAGGCTGCAGCAGAGGGAGCCCGGACTGTTCCGCCCCGTGAACACGGTGGTAACTGCGACATCAAGGATCTTTCCCGTGGTTCCCAGGTGTACTTCCCGGTTTACGTGAAAGACGCGGGTCTGTCCGTGGGCGATCTCCACTTCAGCCAGGGCGATGGTGAAATCACCTTCTGTGGCGCCATCGAAATGGCAGGCTGGATTCA belongs to Alcanivorax sediminis and includes:
- the fmdA gene encoding formamidase — translated: MAETIIKIDLNQSPYENENIHNRWHPDIPMAKMVKPGDDFILECHDWTGGQIKNDDCADDVRDVDLTQVHFLTGPVGVEGAEPGDLLVVDILDIGTFEESQWGFNGFFSKQNGGGFLTEHFPEAQKSIWDFNGMFTKSRHIPNVEFAGLIHPGLIGCLPSKEMLDEWNSREKELYDTEPDRVPGLANLPYADTAHMGKLTGDAKAKAAAEGARTVPPREHGGNCDIKDLSRGSQVYFPVYVKDAGLSVGDLHFSQGDGEITFCGAIEMAGWIHLRVNIIKGGMEKYGIKNPIFKPSPMAPKYDDYLIFEGISVDEEGKQHYLDVHVAYRQACLNAIEYLKKFGYTGAQAYALLGCAPVQGHISGVVDVPNACATLWLPTDIFDFDIKPGMDGPQHSVAGSTDVPLSKDK